The proteins below are encoded in one region of Parambassis ranga unplaced genomic scaffold, fParRan2.1 scaffold_21_arrow_ctg1, whole genome shotgun sequence:
- the LOC114429928 gene encoding centrosomal protein of 55 kDa-like: MAFKGFFSKLGFKSSSSSSKLRKSHLKKKLDELLEVSLNLEALRERDNQQLLVQEQELESLRQQLSAKGEVCAHMTALCTNIRLQKSHIYSSVSIRKCSVHTSNFKYFCFSFQNGQEPPGDSASVQEQLRDALEKNLQRLVYDQQREVYIQSVLAYAAELAQQLAQAKRQQPKQGATSEATAGPEKEPQLSLGVQRDLEGQNAEVTRTQQELSAHRNQTVKAQAELQSQKEQVTRLQVELLVQQRKYEDKCSELSSFLRKHEEKSKELEEAKMQLQAERLGNRYKIKKKNKKKTNNVSRHAAELESMDIRLEEERKRSAELLLQVNMLQKSLLNRNGDERRIAALEQQIQISAKDFANEKNDRQSIQHQLHKVLKELHKTQDQISNLESAMQPNARSSEPSSYNNFERLTTDPGPTSPWKYVNLLETTFLECPYCQAQYPASRHRELLDHIDDCYDK; this comes from the exons ATGGCCTTTAAAGGCTTTTTCAGCAAGTTGGGCTTCAAATCTAGCAGCTCTTCCTCTAAACTCAGGAAGAGCCACCTGAAGAAGAAGCTTGATGAACTGCTGGAG GTCAGTCTTAACCTTGAGGCGCTGCGAGAGAGGGACAATCAGCAGTTGCTGGTTCAAGAGCAGGAACTGGAAAGTCTgcgacagcagctgtcagccaAAGGAGAGGTATGTGCACACATGACAGCTCTCTGCACTAACATAAGGTTACAAAAATCACATATATATTCAAGTGTATCCATCAGAAAATGCTCAGTACACACATCCA attttaaatatttttgtttctcctttcaGAATGGACAAGAACCTCCTGGAGACTCTGCATCAGTGCAAGAGCAGTTGAGAGAT GCTCTGGAGAAGAACCTGCAGCGGCTGGTGTATGACCAGCAGAGAGAGGTCTACATCCAGTCCGTCCTTGCCTACGCAGCGGAGCTGGCACAGCAGTTGGCCCAAGCAAAGCGGCAACAACCCAAGCAAGGGGCCACTTCAGAGG ctaCTGCAGGTCCAGAAAAGGAACCTCAGCTCAGCTTAGGGGTGCAGAGAGACCTCGAGGGCCAAAACGCTGAGGTTACTAGAACCCAGCAGGAGCTCAGTGCACATAGGAACCAG ACCGTGAAGgctcaggctgagctgcagtctcAGAAGGAGCAGGTCACCAGGCTCCAGGTGGAGCTGTTAGTGCAACAGAGGAAGTACGAGGACAAGTGCAGCGAGTTGTCATCCTTCCTGAGGAAGCATGAAGAGAAGagcaaagagctggaggaagccaAAATGCAGCTCCAGGCAGAGAGACTTGGCAACAGGTA taaaataaaaaaaaaaaacaaaaaaaaaacaaacaatgtgtcCAGGCATGCAGCAGAACTGGAGAGTATGGACATCAgactggaggaagagaggaagaggtctgctgaacttctgctgcag GTAAATATGCTGCAGAAGTCTCTTCTGAACCGAAATGGAGACGAGAGGAGAATCGCTGCCCTGGAACAACAG ATCCAGATTTCTGCCAAGGActttgcaaatgaaaaaaatgatcgTCAGAGCATTCAGCACCAGCTACATAAAGTGCTGAAGGAGCTTCACAAGACCCAAGATCAGATTTCTAATCTGGAGTCTGCT ATGCAGCCTAATGCTCGCTCTTCAGAGCCCAGCTCGTACAATAATTTTGAGCGCCTTACTACTGACCCTGGCCCCACATCGCCATGGAAATACGTCAACCTCCTGGAGACGACTTTCTTGGAGTGCCCATATTGTCAGGCCCAGTATCCCGCCAGCCGTCACAGGGAGCTTCTGGATCACATTGACGACTGTTATGATAAGTGA